One genomic segment of Agromyces intestinalis includes these proteins:
- a CDS encoding Rossmann-like and DUF2520 domain-containing protein encodes MPERAGRLGVGAIGAGRVGAVLAAALGGAGHAITGVAAVSERSRDRADAMLPGVPVLAVPDVVERSELVLLAIPADELEQLVAGLAAAGVWQPGQLVLHTAAGYGTDVLEPARRAGAIPLAVHPAMSFTGTTIDVARLVGTWFAVTAPAPVLPIAQALVVEMGGEPFVVAEADRPAYAEAIETAVSFSTAIVDQASGILGGIGVARPGAVLAPLVRSTVENALARHDGGPLPEVGPLPDDAGSIDEAGTDRPPGGTR; translated from the coding sequence GTGCCTGAGCGGGCGGGGCGTCTGGGCGTCGGCGCGATCGGCGCCGGCCGGGTCGGCGCGGTGCTCGCCGCGGCGCTGGGCGGCGCGGGGCACGCGATCACCGGCGTCGCGGCGGTGTCCGAACGCAGCCGCGACCGTGCCGACGCGATGCTTCCCGGCGTGCCGGTGCTTGCGGTGCCCGACGTGGTCGAGCGCAGCGAGCTGGTGTTGCTCGCCATCCCCGCCGACGAACTCGAACAGCTCGTCGCGGGGCTCGCCGCCGCCGGCGTGTGGCAGCCGGGGCAGCTCGTGCTGCACACCGCGGCGGGCTACGGAACCGACGTGCTCGAGCCCGCGCGCCGTGCGGGGGCGATTCCGCTCGCCGTGCACCCCGCGATGAGCTTCACCGGCACCACGATCGACGTGGCGCGACTCGTCGGCACCTGGTTCGCGGTCACCGCGCCGGCACCCGTGCTGCCGATCGCCCAAGCGCTCGTCGTCGAGATGGGCGGCGAGCCGTTCGTCGTCGCCGAGGCCGACCGGCCTGCCTACGCCGAGGCGATCGAGACCGCGGTGTCGTTCTCGACCGCGATCGTCGACCAGGCCAGCGGCATCCTCGGCGGGATCGGCGTGGCCCGGCCGGGCGCGGTGCTCGCGCCACTCGTGCGCAGCACGGTTGAGAACGCGCTCGCCCGCCATGACGGCGGACCGCTGCCCGAGGTCGGGCCGCTTCCAGACGATGCGGGTAGCATCGATGAGGCCGGAACCGACCGGCCGCCAGGAGGTACCCGGTGA